In Flavobacterium praedii, the DNA window ATAGCTATATCATTACCTAAAGCTAAGTCAAGTAATACTTTTATTGAAGTTCCACCTTTCATGTGTGACAATAACTCTAAAGCAAAAGCAGGAGTAATTTCAGCAACTACTGATTGACCGAGAACGATTTCTTTTAAAAAATTAGCTTTTACATTCGCAGCAGGAGTAGTTCCAGGAACAACATTATAAATAAAGAAATTAAGAGACTCTGCTCTATACTCGTTATTCAAATCTTTAATTTGTTCAATGATTTCGCTTAATAGTTCAGCGCCATCAATCGGTTTTGGGTGAAGACCCTGCCCTTTTCGTTCTTCGATTTCTTTAATGTAATCGCTATAAGTCATAATGATATCTTTTCAATGTTATATGGCAAATTTCTTTATTATTTCAAAATTTAAAAGCCATAATAATGAGTATTTATTTTTTTTGCCTTGCAAACTTAATAATTAAAGACGAGAATTTAAAAAAATTTAATAGAAGTCAACTTTTCAAAAATTATTATTGCAAAATAATTATTTTTCGTGAATTATAATGAAATAAAATCGAATATATCAATATTTATTGAGAATTCAATAATTATGATTTAATTTTATAACAAAACTACAACGATTGAAATGAAAAAAACACTGTATTCTAATAAGATCAGAGTGTTTTTTTAAAAAAAGACATAAAATACTTATATCAATTTTGAAATTATCATTTCTTCTGAAATACCTTCGGCATCCGCTTTATAATTTTTGATGATTCGATGTCTCAAAATTCCGGTTGCAACTGCTTTTACATCTTCTATATCAGGCGAAAACTTTCCATAAAAAGCGGCATGAGCTTTGGCAGCCAAAATTAAATTTTGCGAAGCTCTTGGCCCTGCACCCCAATCCAAATAATTTTTTACAAATTCATTTGAAAGTGAATTATCAGGACGTGTTTTACTAACTAAAGTCACAGCATATTCCACCACATTATCCGCTACAGGAATACGACGAATCAAATGCTGAAAATCGATGATTTCTTGCGCCGTAAACAAGGCATTTATTGTTGTACTCTGATCAGCAGTTGTACGCTTGACTACTTGCACCTCTTCCTCAAAAGAAGGATACTCTAATTTTATGGCAAACATAAATCGGTCTAATTGTGCTTCAGGCAAAGGATAAGTTCCTTCTTGTTCAATGGGATTTTGTGTAGCCAAAACAAAATAAGGCAAACTTAATTTATGATTTACTCCCGCTATAGTTACAGAACGCTCTTGCATTGCTTCTAACAAAGCTGCTTGAGTTTTTGGCGGCGTCCTATTTATCTCATCTGCCAAAATAATATTTGAAAATATTGGACCTTTTAAAAATTTAAACTGTCGATTTTCGTCTAAAATTTCGCTACCTAAAATATCTGAAGGCATCAAATCTGGAGTGAACTGAATTCTTTTAAAATCCAATCCTAATGCTTGAGCCAAAGTATTCACCAATAATGTTTTGGCTAAACCAGGAACACCAACCAACAAAGCGTGACCTCCAGAAAAAATACAAAGCAAAATCTGATCTACAACATCATCTTGACCAACAATGATTTTAGCAATTTCTTTTTTTAATTCATTACGTTTTTGGACTAAATTCTGTATCGCTGTTACATCCGACATTTTATATTATTTTTTTAATTAAAAAGAGTTAGCTCTATGAAAACATAAAACTAACTCTTTTTATTTATTTAATGAAAATTATTTTTTAAGCCAATTGTTGGTAAAAGAACACTCTTTATACTCATCAACAATTTTTATATAAGTATCTTTTATTTTTGTATCAAACCATTTACCAATAGCTTTGATTTGTTTTTCTTTCAAAGCTAAATCTTTAATTTTAATATAATCTTTAGCATAATCAGCAGTATGTTCATCTATTCTATTGGTCACAATCATAATTTTATAATCTTTCTTTCCTTGATTATCTTCAAGCAAAGGAATTGATATCTCATTGTCTTTCAAATTTGAAACTTGACTGTATAAAGAAGGATCCATTTTTGTCATTTCAAAACGAGTATCTTGTGTTTTAGGATTAACTAAAGCACCTCCATTAGCTCTTGTTTCCTTTTCATCCGACATCGTCCTAGCAGCTTCCGCAAAAGTAATATCTTTGTCTAATACCTTCTTTCTAATTAAAGTAATTTTCTCTTTTGCTTCTTTCAAAGATTCTTGTGAAACAACTGGTGAAATAAGAATGTGTCTTAGTTCAATTTCTTGACCTTTAATTTTTTCTACATAAATAATATGATATCCAAATGTAGTTTCAAAAGGCTCCGAAATTTCTCCTTCAGCAAGACTAAAGGCAACATCTTTAAATTCTTTTACAAAAGGGGTTTTTCTTGTCATTTTATAATAACCCCCATTTTTACTAGATCCTGGATCTTCTGAATACAATACAGCTTTAGTAGCAAAACTAGCTCCCTCTAAACACTCTTTCCTAAAACTATTTAGTTTATCGATAACTTTTTGTTTATCCGCATCTGTAACCTTTGGCTTTATAACAATTTGAGCAACTTCTAACTCAGCTCCAAAAAGAGGCAAATCCGCTTTTGGAATTTTTTTATAAAACTCACGTACTTCTTCTGGCGTTATTTCAACTTTATCAATTATTTTCTTGGTCATTTCACCAGTTAGTTTCTGTTCTTTCAAAACATCAAAGAAATAAGTTCTAAAATCTTCCTCAGATTCTTTTTGATAAAACTTAACTATCTTCTCCATAGATCCTACTTGTTCCAACATATACCCCAAGCGTTCATCCATCATTCCTTTAACTTCAGCATCGCTAACAATAATACTATCCTGAACCGCTTGATGCGCATATAATTTTTGCTCTAACAAACTACCTAATACTTGACACCTTGAAACATCTTTAGTAGATCCTCCCTGACTTGTAATTTCTAAAAATCCTTTATCAATATCAGAATCTAATATTATATAATCCCCAACTGTTGCTACCACGCCATCAATCTTTAGTTTTTTTCCTGAAGGCACATTTACCTTAGTTGTAGCAGCTACACTATCTTTAATAATTTCTTGAGCATTCACGAAGGTTAAAGTAGAAAACAATAGAAAAAAAGACAACACAACTTTATTAGTTATGGATTTCATCTGAACAATTTTTAAAGGCATTTTTTATATTTTATAATTAATTATTATTTAAAAAAGAGATTGCGGAAAAATTTCATTTCACTCAATTAGAGGATCTTAAAACAAAACAAATAATTTAAATTAAATTTTCAAGAATTAAAACAATTTAACCCAACAAAAAACTTACAATTTTAATAACTTAAACCGAACAAAAATAACAATTCGAATGCATTAAACAAGTTTCCACACTACTATTAACAAAAAATTATTAAGTTCTTATATTGTGATAAATAAATCAAAAGAAGGCGACACTTTTTTATAACTATATATTTTTTTTAAATAGCATTTATAAATAGTACTTTTGCAAACTATTGAAATAAAAATATGAGTTTTTTAAAAGAAATACAACGAAGACGAACTTTTGGGATAATCTCGCATCCCGATGCTGGAAAAACGACCTTAACTGAAAAATTACTTCTTTTCGGAGGAGCAATTCAAGAAGCTGGCGCAGTAAAAAACAATAAAATAAAAAAAGGTGCAACGAGCGATTTTATGGAAATTGAGCGTCAAAGAGGAATCTCTGTTTCTACTTCTGTTTTAGCGTTTAATTATAAAGAGAAAAAAATAAATATTCTAGACACACCTGGTCACAAGGATTTTGCCGAAGACACTTTTAGAACTTTAACTGCTGTTGATAGCGTAATTGTTGTTATTGATGTCGCCAAAGGAGTCGAGGAACAAACAGAAAAATTGGTAGCCGTATGTAGAATGCGTAAAATACCAATTATTGTTTTTATCAATAAATTAGACCGAGAAGGTAAAGATGCTTTTGATCTAATGGATGAAGTGGAACAAAAGCTGGGATTAACTGTAACTCCTCTTAGTTTTCCTATCGGAATGGGGTATGACTTTCAAGGAATTTACAATCTTTGGGAACAAAACATCAATCTTTTTAGCGGAGATAGCCGTAAAAATATTGAAGAAACTATAGCATTCTCAGATGTAAAAAGCCCAGAGTTAGAGAAAATAATTGGACCAAAACCAGCAGAACGTTTACGTGAAGAATTAGAACTAATTGATGAAGTTTATCCAAAATTCGACCGTCAAGATTATTTGGATGGTAAACTACAACCAGTATTTTTTGGTTCAGCTTTAAATAATTTTGGTGTTAGAGAACTTCTTGATTGTTTTGTTGCTATTGCACCATCACCTAGACCAAAAGACTCTGAGACAAGATTAGTTGATCCAAAAGAAGATAAAATGTCTGGTTTTGTATTCAAAATCCATGCTAATATGGATCCAAAACATAGAGACCGCTTGGCTTTTATAAAGATTGTATCTGGAACTTTCGAAAGAAATAAACCCTATTATCATGTTCGTCAAAAGAAAAATTTAAAATTCTCTAGTCCTAATGCTTTTTTTGCAGAAAAAAAGGAAATAGTTGACATTTCCTACCCTGGAGATATTGTAGGTCTACATGATACTGGAAATTTTAAAATTGGCGATACTTTAACCGAAGGCGAAATTATGAGCTTTAAAGGTATACCAAGTTTCTCCCCAGAACACTTTAGATACATCAATAATGCCGATCCAATGAAGGCTAAACAATTAGACAAAGGTGTTGACCAATTAATGGATGAAGGTGTTGCTCAATTATTCACCTTAGAAATGAATAATCGAAAAATAATTGGAACTGTTGGAGCCCTTCAATACGAAGTTATTCAATACCGATTAGAGCATGAATATGGTGCAAAATGCACCTATGAAAATTTCCCTGTACACAAAGCGTGCTGGGTAAAACCAGATGATGCAAAAAATGAAGAATTCAAAGAATTCAAGCGTATCAAACAAAAGTTTTTAGCTAAAGACAAATACAATCAACTTGTTTTTTTAGCAGATTCGGATTTTACAATTCAAATGACACAAAATAAATATCCTAGTGTAAAACTATTTTTCACTTCAGAGTTTGAATAAACAAAAAAACGCCAGCATTATGTTGGCGTTTTTTATATATACAAATTAAATTCAACCTTAAAATTCTAGCAAGTTTTAGTATTTATCGCTTTTTTAAGAAGCGTTTTCAATAATAAATGATTAGGCTCTCTACCGGATGTCAAAAAACTCTTTTTAGTAGAAGAATCATTAGATATTTTACTATTTACATCTTCTTTAGTCCCCA includes these proteins:
- a CDS encoding AAA family ATPase, giving the protein MSDVTAIQNLVQKRNELKKEIAKIIVGQDDVVDQILLCIFSGGHALLVGVPGLAKTLLVNTLAQALGLDFKRIQFTPDLMPSDILGSEILDENRQFKFLKGPIFSNIILADEINRTPPKTQAALLEAMQERSVTIAGVNHKLSLPYFVLATQNPIEQEGTYPLPEAQLDRFMFAIKLEYPSFEEEVQVVKRTTADQSTTINALFTAQEIIDFQHLIRRIPVADNVVEYAVTLVSKTRPDNSLSNEFVKNYLDWGAGPRASQNLILAAKAHAAFYGKFSPDIEDVKAVATGILRHRIIKNYKADAEGISEEMIISKLI
- a CDS encoding peptidylprolyl isomerase, producing the protein MPLKIVQMKSITNKVVLSFFLLFSTLTFVNAQEIIKDSVAATTKVNVPSGKKLKIDGVVATVGDYIILDSDIDKGFLEITSQGGSTKDVSRCQVLGSLLEQKLYAHQAVQDSIIVSDAEVKGMMDERLGYMLEQVGSMEKIVKFYQKESEEDFRTYFFDVLKEQKLTGEMTKKIIDKVEITPEEVREFYKKIPKADLPLFGAELEVAQIVIKPKVTDADKQKVIDKLNSFRKECLEGASFATKAVLYSEDPGSSKNGGYYKMTRKTPFVKEFKDVAFSLAEGEISEPFETTFGYHIIYVEKIKGQEIELRHILISPVVSQESLKEAKEKITLIRKKVLDKDITFAEAARTMSDEKETRANGGALVNPKTQDTRFEMTKMDPSLYSQVSNLKDNEISIPLLEDNQGKKDYKIMIVTNRIDEHTADYAKDYIKIKDLALKEKQIKAIGKWFDTKIKDTYIKIVDEYKECSFTNNWLKK
- a CDS encoding peptide chain release factor 3, whose translation is MSFLKEIQRRRTFGIISHPDAGKTTLTEKLLLFGGAIQEAGAVKNNKIKKGATSDFMEIERQRGISVSTSVLAFNYKEKKINILDTPGHKDFAEDTFRTLTAVDSVIVVIDVAKGVEEQTEKLVAVCRMRKIPIIVFINKLDREGKDAFDLMDEVEQKLGLTVTPLSFPIGMGYDFQGIYNLWEQNINLFSGDSRKNIEETIAFSDVKSPELEKIIGPKPAERLREELELIDEVYPKFDRQDYLDGKLQPVFFGSALNNFGVRELLDCFVAIAPSPRPKDSETRLVDPKEDKMSGFVFKIHANMDPKHRDRLAFIKIVSGTFERNKPYYHVRQKKNLKFSSPNAFFAEKKEIVDISYPGDIVGLHDTGNFKIGDTLTEGEIMSFKGIPSFSPEHFRYINNADPMKAKQLDKGVDQLMDEGVAQLFTLEMNNRKIIGTVGALQYEVIQYRLEHEYGAKCTYENFPVHKACWVKPDDAKNEEFKEFKRIKQKFLAKDKYNQLVFLADSDFTIQMTQNKYPSVKLFFTSEFE